Below is a genomic region from Pyrococcus kukulkanii.
CAGCAACCACGAAGTGGCCTTCCCTGCTTATTAAAACTACAATCCTGTTGTCCTTCCTAAGCTTGTTAGCTGCCTCCCTGAGGTCGTCCATCGTTCCCTCTACTATGGCTCCTATGAACTCAATATCGTTAATCTTCTCAACCTTGCCCTCAAGCTCGTACACGAGTAGCTTTGCGAGCTCCTTCCTGAGCTTCTCCACCTCTTTCCTAGCCTCTTTCCATTCGTTGAAGAACCTCTCAGCCGTCTCAGGGACCTTCTCAGGTGGAACCCTAAGAATCTGGCTAGCCTTCTTGAGCAGATCCCTCTCCTTCTGCCACTCTTTTACAGCCGCTTCACCACAGGCAAAAATTATCCTCTCGACACCATCCTGTATTCTCTCAGTCCTGAGTATCTTTATTGGACCGACTAGGCCCGTATAGGGGAGATGGGTACCACCACAGGCCTGAACGTCCCAATCCTCTATTTTTACAACCCTGATCTCCCTTCCTGGGACAACTCCACCCTGGTAGAGTCTAAAGCCATACCTCTGCTCGGCCTCGGTTCTGGGTAGCCATTCCCAGGTAACCTTTCTGTTCTCCATAACTACCCTGTTGGCCAACTCTTCTATTCTTTTAAGCTCATCATCGCTTATCCTCTTATAGTGGCTTATGTCAAGCCTAGCCCAGTCTGTCGTTAATTGACTTCCGGCCTGCCAGACGTGCTTTCCTAGAACCCTAACCAAGGCACCCATAAGAATGTGGGTTCCTGTGTGGTGCCTCATGTGCTGTATTCTCCTGTCCCAGTCTATCCTACCCCTGACCTTTACTCCTTCCTTGAACTTTCCTGGGTTCTCTACCTTGTGGAGGATGACCCTACCAACCTTCTGAACGTTCGTTACCTTAATCTCCTCACCACCAACTACGAGAACGCCAGTGTCGTAGGGCTGTCCTCCTCCCTCCGGGTAAAATGCCGTCTGATTAAGTATAACCCAGTCATCTATTACCCTTAGAACGGTAGCCTCGAACTCCTTTATGAAGGGGTCTTCGTAATACAGGGTTCTCGTATCTGGAAGATCCTTAACGAGCTCGAAGTCAACGACTTCCTCTTCCCTCTCTTCCTTGGTCTTCTCGGCCTCCTTAGCGACGAGGCTGTAGAAGTTGTCGGGGATCTTAACCTCAACGCCCTCTTTTTCAGCTATCTCCTTAACTATCTCAGGGGTTAAGCCGTGACTCTCGTAGAAGGTTATGAGCTTCTCAAGAGGTATCTCCTTTATGCCTTTTTTCTTCAGTTTGCTTATCTCCCTCTTCACTAGGTCTGAGCCCCTTCTTAGTGTCTCGGCATATTTCTTCTCCTCAAGCTCTATTATCTCAAGGATTATATCTTCCATTTCCTTGAACTCTGGGAACGTCTTGTGTAACTCCTTTATGTGCATGGCCACGATCTCGGCGAGAGGAACTTCAAGGCCAAGTTCCCTTAGATGTCTTATGCTCTTCCTTATTAAAAGACGAGCGAGGTAACCGGCCTTTACGTTAGAGGGAATTACGCCA
It encodes:
- the alaS gene encoding alanine--tRNA ligase translates to MEFVMKTKMFEEEGWIRKTCKVCGKPFWTLDPDRETCGDPPCDEYQFIGKPGIPKKYTLDEMREKFLSFFEKKGHGRVKRYPVLPRWRDDVLLVGASIMDFQPWVISGEADPPANPLTISQPSIRFTDIDNVGITGRHFTIFEMMAHHAFNYPGKPIYWMDETVELAFEFFTKELKMKPEDITFKENPWAGGGNAGPAFEVLYRGLEVATLVFMQYKKAPENAPPEQVVEIKGEKYVPMETKVVDTGYGLERLVWMSQGTPTAYDAVLGYVIEPLKRMAGVEKIDERILMENSRLAGMFDIEDMGDLRYLREQVAKRVGISVEELERLIRPYEFIYAIADHTKALTFMLADGVIPSNVKAGYLARLLIRKSIRHLRELGLEVPLAEIVAMHIKELHKTFPEFKEMEDIILEIIELEEKKYAETLRRGSDLVKREISKLKKKGIKEIPLEKLITFYESHGLTPEIVKEIAEKEGVEVKIPDNFYSLVAKEAEKTKEEREEEVVDFELVKDLPDTRTLYYEDPFIKEFEATVLRVIDDWVILNQTAFYPEGGGQPYDTGVLVVGGEEIKVTNVQKVGRVILHKVENPGKFKEGVKVRGRIDWDRRIQHMRHHTGTHILMGALVRVLGKHVWQAGSQLTTDWARLDISHYKRISDDELKRIEELANRVVMENRKVTWEWLPRTEAEQRYGFRLYQGGVVPGREIRVVKIEDWDVQACGGTHLPYTGLVGPIKILRTERIQDGVERIIFACGEAAVKEWQKERDLLKKASQILRVPPEKVPETAERFFNEWKEARKEVEKLRKELAKLLVYELEGKVEKINDIEFIGAIVEGTMDDLREAANKLRKDNRIVVLISREGHFVVAVGDALDLKAGDLAKVITSTAGGGGGGRKELAQGKIKDPEKAEKAIKEIKDRLA